One window from the genome of Malus domestica chromosome 01, GDT2T_hap1 encodes:
- the LOC103413920 gene encoding uncharacterized protein has translation MSPELTTKVRLVRCPKCRLLLPELPEIPVYKCGGCGVTLQVKNRMNGLRSKRASVNDTEAAQRIRLDHGSEDKKSRSSGRNATLPESGECSSEGNESSTSSTPKAAYPEPGNCFSKQDNEKNEDKPSEEQKSSISSHSAALPYQNNERDESKSSEGNESISSSTHTVTFVDSEKSFPDQNNEKRKDAAFEDKESSISTHNASPSNPGESLSDQNNEKSEDKSSEDKESSSSSNHASLLMSGESFSDQNNERGQSKSSEGNESSSLSPKATFPGESFADNQNNEKDQIESSEGNRFSSSSPKATYPDSGECLPDQNNESDMIESSEGNKFSSSSPEVTFPDSGKCFSEQDNSKSEIKSSEVKETLPKTRKGAEVSTNDGSSRLGETSVDVDINKEIDSDFQNSNTVNPGDARGSSSIVTAHTAVRGSISLDSFKSSPHGRQEELQNSVPNGFDHVRSPDAFENIVTAHMPERESVSLDSLTSSPNGQQVEPQNSVPIVFDHVRSPDAFENRVTVHMPARESISSDSLTSSPDGQLEEPQNNAFSNGFDHVRSPDVFENTEFFPSFELSGAPTDPSKSPANTSHHAYDASVSSYDGMDDQFFNRTTRSNIVHSEERTRRDKFMASSMINRDSGLQHQPTDPWSNLPMKNDRAMRYRKWDQDASLPPRRQGHPSRDWNRLQSDESMYRMAFPQRVSQGGYKNGGPTSQLHNEYQHNSGYQSSEMSVEAEQDKMTLLRMVYELQNQVNSLNGKASGRVAGGATWNENSMPQYRSYEAFEKELYHDPNYQRYLRRHRTGSLYPPQHHRKNMRIPFSSEATTSRHQPDSSYLHYGPQDWKCSAPLSQPVRCSKNGLCRVHPGHSCWTSYDKSRPSTPERYMGSDSPLWGHETMSDDLRHQWHDAKKFYREKQHLAKRHFRPIAGGAPFITCYNCSELLQIPADFLLFKRRYHRLRCGACSEVLKFSLQKRAHIVPYEQNAIAPPSEVGDYNAAGNGGNLAHHADPVSCSDDYGYGPSYYHSYSSDGDPGAFAPSNSNHGDSEDQNMSHNSLDPMRERKKLVLRESQNKEKNPIETIVSARPSLSSEIEELPANSSSPLHRLMGYASPSLVIRGSVTSRTGRSSYPLQR, from the exons ATGTCTCCTGAATTGACAACAAAAGTTCGACTGGTTCGATGTCCGAAATGCCGGCTGCTTCTTCCGGAGTTGCCCGAAATTCCGGTCTACAAGTGTGGCGGATGTGGCGTCACTCTCCAAG TGAAAAATCGAATGAATGGATTGAGAAGCAAGAGAGCCAGCGTAAATGACACTGAGGCAGCTCAGAGGATTCGTTTGGATCACGGTTCGGAAGATAAAAAATCCAGAAGCTCAGGTCGTAATGCAACTCTTCCTGAATCTGGAGAATGCTCTTCAGAAGGCAACGAGTCCAGCACCTCAAGTACTCCTAAGGCTGCTTATCCTGAACCAGGAAATTGCTTTTCGAAACAAGAcaatgagaagaatgaagacAAGCCTTCCGAAGAACAGAAATCTAGCATCTCAAGTCATAGTGCAGCTCTTCCATACCAAAACAATGAGAGGGATGAGAGTAAATCTTCAGAAGGCAACGAATCTATCAGCTCAAGTACTCATACAGTTACTTTTGTTGACTCGGAAAAAAGCTTTCCGGACCAAAACAACGAGAAGAGAAAAGATGCGGCTTTCGAGGACAAAGAGTCTAGCATCTCAACTCATAATGCAAGTCCTTCGAACCCAGGAGAGTCCCTTTCAGACCAAAACAATGAGAAGAGTGAAGATAAGTCTTCCGAAGACAAAGAATCGAGCTCTTCAAGTAATCATGCAAGTCTTTTGATGTCAGGAGAATCCTTTTCAGACCAAAACAATGAGAGGGGCCAGAGTAAATCTTCAGAAGGTAATGAATCTAGCAGCCTAAGTCCTAAGGCTACTTTTCCGGGAGAAAGTTTTGCGGACAACCAAAACAATGAGAAGGATCAGATTGAGTCTTCAGAAGGCAACAGATTTAGCAGCTCAAGTCCAAAAGCTACTTATCCTGACTCGGGAGAATGTTTACCGGACCAAAACAACGAGAGTGATATGATTGAGTCTTCAGAAGGCAACAAGTTTAGCAGCTCAAGTCCTGAGGTAACTTTTCCTGACTCGGGAAAATGCTTCTCAGAACAAGACAATAGCAAGAGTGAAATCAAGTCTTCTGAAGTTAAGGAGACATTACCAAAAACACGAAAAGGTGCAGAAGTATCAACAAATGATGGGAGCTCACGTTTAGGAGAAACAAGTGTGGACGTAGACATCAACAAGGAGATTGATTCTGATTTCCAGAACTCAAATACTGTAAATCCAGGAGATGCAAGGGGCAGTAGTTCAATTGTTACTGCTCATACAGCCGTAAGGGGAAGCATTTCATTGGATTCCTTTAAATCTTCTCCTCATGGACGACAGGAGGAACTTCAGAATAGTGTTCCCAATGGCTTTGATCATGTAAGGTCTCCTGATGCATTTGAAAATATAGTTACTGCTCATATGCCGGAAAGGGAAAGCGTTTCATTGGATTCCCTGacatcttctcctaatggacAACAGGTGGAACCTCAGAACAGTGTTCCCATTGTCTTTGATCATGTAAGGTCTCCTGATGCATTTGAAAATAGAGTTACTGTTCATATGCCGGCAAGGGAAAGCATTTCATCGGATTCCCTGACATCTTCTCCTGATGGACAACTGGAGGAACCTCAGAATAATGCTTTTTCCAATGGCTTTGATCATGTAAGGTCTCCTGATGTATTTGAAAATACGGAGTTCTTCCCCAGCTTTGAGCTTAGCGGTGCACCTACAGATCCGTCAAAGTCCCCAGCAAATACAAGTCATCATGCATATGATGCCAGTGTTTCTTCTTATGATGGCATGGATGATCAGTTCTTCAACCGAACTACACGTTCAAATATTGTTCATTCTGAAGAACGAACCAGACGGGATAAATTCATGGCAAGTAGCATGATAAATAGAGATTCCGGATTGCAACATCAACCAACGGATCCCTGGTCAAATTTGCCCATGAAGAACGATCGTGCCATGAGATACAGAAAGTGGGATCAAGATGCATCACTGCCACCTAGAAGACAAGGTCATCCAAGCAGAGATTGGAACAGATTGCAAAGTGATGAATCTATGTATAGGATGGCTTTCCCTCAAAGAGTTTCCCAAGGTGGATACAAAAATGGAGGCCCTACAAGTCAACTGCATAACGAGTACCAGCACAATTCAGGCTACCAATCATCTGAAATGTCTGTGGAGGCTGAACAGGACAAGATGACACTATTGAGAATGGTTTATGAACTGCAGAATCAAGTTAACAGTTTGAATGGAAAGGCGAGTGGAAGGGTTGCCGGAGGAGCCACTTGGAATGAGAATAGCATGCCCCAGTACCGTAGCTATGAGGCATTCGAGAAGGAACTCTATCATGATCCAAACTATCAGAGGTATCTGAGAAGACACAGGACAGGCAGCCTCTATCCCCCCCAGCACCACCGCAAAAACATGCGCATACCTTTCTCGAGTGAGGCAACAACCAGCAGGCACCAACCTGATTCTTcatatttgcattatggcccccAAGACTGGAAGTGCTCAGCACCATTGTCTCAACCCGTTCGTTGCAGCAAAAACGGGTTATGTAGGGTTCACCCTGGTCACAGTTGCTGGACATCCTATGATAAGTCTCGTCCTTCAACTCCCGAACGGTATATGGGATCCGATTCTCCTCTTTGGGGCCATGAAACAATGTCTGATGATCTAAGGCACCAATGGCATGATGCGAAGAAGTTTTACAGAGAGAAACAACATTTGGCTAAACGACATTTCCGCCCCATAGCAGGTGGAGCCCCTTTCATAACTTGTTACAACTGCTCAGAACTGCTGCAGATACCTGCAGATTTTCTCCTTTTCAAGAGGAGATACCATAGACTTCGATGTGGGGCTTGTTCGGAGGTGCTCAAGTTTTCGCTCCAAAAGAGAGCTCATATTGTCCCCTATGAACAGAATGCTATAGCCCCTCCGAGTGAGGTTGGCGACTATAATGCTGCCGGTAATGGCGGTAACTTGGCTCACCATGCTGATCCTGTTTCATGCTCTGATGATTATGGTTATGGACCCTCTTACTACCATAGTTACTCTTCTGACGGTGATCCTGGAGCTTTTGCACCCTCCAACTCTAACCATGGTGATTCAGAGGACCAAAATATGTCACATAATTCATTGGATCCaatgagagagaggaagaagcttGTTTTGAGAGAGTCTCAGAACAAAGAAAAGAATCCAATTGAAACAATTGTGTCAGCAAGACCGTCGTtatcctcagaaatcgaagagctgCCAGCAAATTCGAGTTCACCACTTCATCGACTCATGGGCTACGCTTCGCCAAGCCTAGTGATTAGAGGGTCTGTAACATCTCGGACAGGGAGAAGCTCATACCCATTGCAGAGATAA